One Coffea arabica cultivar ET-39 chromosome 5c, Coffea Arabica ET-39 HiFi, whole genome shotgun sequence DNA window includes the following coding sequences:
- the LOC113689724 gene encoding increased DNA methylation 3 gives MESPLLKPMVTLSGTAEEGAVGPPLGLVDIGICESAYLFRVALPGVRGSESKLKCNIQLNGRVHIEGVITESQFMKNCSKVFEMKVQQLCPTGPFSVSFNLPGPVDPRLCSFSFKAGGIFEVVVLKFRIPHLSAEGWFEKWYDCWSFP, from the exons ATGGAGTCTCCACTATTGAAACCAATGGTTACTTTATCTGGAACTGCCGAAGAAGGTGCCGTTGGACCTCCTCTAGGTTTGGTTGACATAGGTATCTGTGAAAGTGCCTATCTTTTTCGTGTTGCCCTTCCTGGTGTTAGGGGTAGCGAGA GTAAGTTGAAATGCAACATACAACTCAATGGACGGGTTCACATAGAGGGAGTGATTACCGAGTCTCAATTCATGAAGAATTGTTCTAAGGTgtttgaaatgaaagtacaGCAGCTTTGTCCTACTGGGCCTTTCAGTGTCTCTTTCAATTTGCCTGGACCTGTAGACCCAAGGTTATGCTCTTTTTCTTTCAAGGCAGGTGGTATTTTCGAGGTGGTTGTACTGAAGTTCAGAATACCACATCTATCAGCAGAAGGCTGGTTTGAAAAATGGTATGATTGCTGGTCCTTTCCTTGA